In Castanea sativa cultivar Marrone di Chiusa Pesio chromosome 6, ASM4071231v1, a single window of DNA contains:
- the LOC142641734 gene encoding uncharacterized protein LOC142641734, with protein MVEDSGTEVLANIQSAEEWLPHAQELVPVALSKAREVKGFPGRWKMIISKLEQIPLRLSDLSSHPFFLKNALCKEQLQAVSKTLKEAIELAELCGGEKYEGKLRMQSDLDAMSGKLDLNLRDCGLLIKTGVLGEATLPLSMVGSSDEPEATNHGNIRELLARLQIGHLEAKHRALDSLVEAMKEDEKNVLAVLGRSNIAALVQLLTATSPRIREKTVTVICSLAESGSCENWLVSEGVLPPLIRLVESGSAVGKEKATISLQRLSMSAETARAIVGHGGVRPLIEICRTGDSVSQAASASTLKNISAVPEVRQTLAEEGIVRVMINLLDCGILLGSKEYAAECLQNLTASNDNLKRSVISEGGIRSLLAYLDGPLPQESAVGALRNLVGSLSMEVLVSLGFLPRMVHVLKSGSLGAQAAAASAICRVCSSTEMKKLIGEAGCIPLLVKMLEAKSNGVREVAAQAISSLMILSQNCREVKRDDKSVPNLVQLLDPSPQNTAKKYAVSCLSSLSSSKKCKKLMISYGAIGYLKKLTEMDIPGAKKLLERLERGKIRSLFSRK; from the coding sequence ATGGTGGAAGATAGTGGAACTGAGGTTTTGGCTAATATCCAGTCAGCTGAAGAGTGGTTACCCCATGCCCAAGAGCTGGTTCCAGTGGCACTTAGTAAGGCCAGGGAGGTGAAGGGATTTCCTGGtaggtggaagatgataatATCAAAACTGGAGCAGATTCCATTGCGTTTGTCGGACTTGTCAAGCCACCCTTTCTTCTTAAAGAATGCACTTTGTAAGGAGCAATTGCAGGCTGTGTCAAAGACATTGAAGGAAGCTATTGAATTGGCTGAATTATGCGGTGGGGAGAAGTATGAAGGGAAGCTTCGGATGCAGAGTGATTTGGATGCTATGTCAGGGaaattggacttgaatttgaGGGATTGTGGGCTTTTGATCAAGACTGGGGTGCTTGGTGAGGCTACTTTGCCATTGTCTATGGTTGGTTCTTCAGATGAACCAGAGGCTACAAATCATGGCAATATAAGAGAATTGCTTGCTCGGCTTCAGATCGGGCACTTGGAAGCTAAGCATAGAGCTTTAGATAGCCTTGTTGAGGCTATGAAGGAGGATGAAAAGAATGTTTTGGCTGTTCTGGGGCGGAGCAATATTGCTGCTCTAGTGCAATTACTTACAGCAACATCTCCTCGCATCCGGGAGAAGACCGTTACTGTAATTTGCTCGCTTGCAGAATCAGGGAGTTGTGAGAATTGGCTTGTTTCAGAAGGTGTTTTGCCACCTCTGATTAGGCTTGTTGAGTCAGGTAGCGCAGTGGGTAAAGAAAAGGCTACAATTTCACTCCAGAGATTGTCAATGTCTGCTGAAACTGCTCGTGCTATTGTTGGGCATGGGGGGGTTCGTCCGCTGATTGAGATCTGTCGGACTGGTGATTCTGTTTCACAGGCTGCATCTGCTAGTACTTTGAAGAATATATCCGCTGTGCCAGAGGTGAGACAAACTCTAGCTGAAGAAGGGATTGTAAGAGTAATGATCAATCTGCTTGATTGTGGGATTTTGTTGGGATCTAAAGAATATGCAGCAGAGTGCTTGCAGAATCTCACTGCTAGTAATGACAATTTAAAAAGGTCTGTTATTTCAGAGGGTGGAATTCGGAGCCTGTTGGCTTATCTTGACGGTCCACTGCCCCAAGAATCTGCAGTTGGGGCGTTAAGGAATTTGGTTGGCTCACTTTCTATGGAGGTTTTGGTTTCTCTTGGTTTCCTGCCTCGGATGGTTCATGTGCTTAAATCTGGATCATTAGGTGCACAAGCAGCTGCTGCATCAGCAATTTGTCGTGTCTGTAGCTCAACAGAGATGAAGAAATTGATTGGTGAAGCTGGGTGCATTCCTCTACTTGTGAAGATGCTTGAGGCTAAATCAAACGGTGTTAGAGAGGTTGCTGCACAAGCAATTTCAAGCTTGATGATCCTTTCCCAGAACTGCAGAGAAGTTAAAAGGGATGATAAAAGTGTGCCTAATCTGGTCCAATTGCTTGACCCAAGTCCACAAAACACTGCAAAAAAGTATGCAGTTTCTTGCCTTTCATCTCTTTCTTCAAGTAAGAAATGTAAGAAGCTGATGATCTCATATGGAGCAATTGGCTATCTTAAGAAGCTTACAGAAATGGACATCCCAGGTGCCAAAAAGCTACTGGAGCGGTTGGAAAGAGGGAAAATAAGGAGTTTGTTCAGCAGGAAATAG
- the LOC142640339 gene encoding peroxisomal membrane protein 11C produces MTTLDATRAELALVVLYLNKAETRDKICRAIQYGSKFLSNGEPGTAQNVDKSTSLARKVFRLFKFVNNLHALISPTPQGTPLPLVLLGKAKDALLSTFFILDQIVWLGRTGIYKNKEQADLIGRISLYCWLSSSVCTSLVEVGELGRLSASMKKLEKELKNSDKYQDELYRAKLKKSNERSLALIKSGMDTVVAVGLLQLAPKKVTPRVTGAFGFASSLISCYQLLPSPAKSKAS; encoded by the exons ATGACTACACTGGATGCAACTAGGGCTGAACTTGCGCTTGTTGTATTATATTTGAACAAGGCAGAAACCAGGGACAAGATATGCAGGGCAATACAATATGGTTCCAAATTCTTGAGTAATGGAGAGCCTGGCACGGCCCAAAATGTTGACAAATCAACCAGCTTGGCACGGAAGGTTTTCCGTCTCTTCAAG TTTGTCAACAACTTGCATGCTCTTATCAGTCCAACTCCACAAGGAACtccccttccccttgttttgtTGGGAAAG GCCAAAGATGCATTACTCTCAACTTTCTTCATTCTTGATCAAATTGTGTGGCTAGGTAGAACGGGCATCTATAAG AACAAGGAGCAGGCTGATCTAATTGGCCGCATATCTCTTTACTGTTGGCTGAGTTCCTCAGTTTGTACCTCGTTGGTTGAG GTTGGGGAGCTTGGAAGACTTTCTGCATCAATGAAGAAGTTAGAAAAGGAACTCAAGAACAGTGATAAATATCAA GATGAGCTCTACCGGGCTAAACTTAAAAAGTCAAATGAGAGGTCTCTGGCCCTGATTAAATCAGGCATGGATACAGTTGTAGCTGTTGGGCTGCTTCAATTGGCACCCAAGAAAGTCACTCCTCGTGTAACTGGagcctttggatttgctagctCACTTATCTCCTGTTATCAG TTGCTTCCATCACCAGCAAAGTCCAAAGCATCGTGA